Genomic window (Eremothecium sinecaudum strain ATCC 58844 chromosome VI, complete sequence):
TGTGGTGTATGACGTGACTAAGCCGCAATCTTTCATAAAAGCCCGCCATTGGGTAAAAGAGCTCCACGAGCAAGCTACGAAAGGTATTGTGATTGCTTTAGTGGGTAATAAGCTAGACCTGTTGGAGAACGGTGGCGAGAGAAAGGTGGCTCGGAGCGAGGCCGAGGCCCTCGCACAGGAGAAGGGCCTTCTCTTTTTTGAAACAAGTGCCAAGACCGGCGATAATGTGAACGAAGTGTTCCTAGGGATAGGTGAAAAAATACCTTTGAAGAAACCAGAGGATCAACACGGTGTATCGTCCGGTATGACGGATGGAAGCCGTGTCGACCTTAATGCTAACAGCCCCTCTGATCACAACGTCAACGGCTGTGCTTGTTAGCGATCCATATGAGACCGTGTTGCATATAGTACTATATACATAATCTCACATAATCCTTCGTGTACTTAGTGTTTATGCTTTCTCTTTATATAAAGAACGTTCCAACGCAGTGGTGATTTTCCAATATACACATCACTTTCTCCATTGTTGCAACCCCTGATATGACTAATAGCGATTCTGCTGCGTTGGAGCAGACTCTAAGCTCTTTCTTGGGCTACCGAGAATATGCATTGGATACCTATTGGCGCCCCAGGTTCAAGCGGTGGCAAAGTTTGACCGAATATCAGCAGCAGTTAATCCCCTGGTATGCTGACTATCTAGATCAGGTGCACGAAGCTGTGATATGTAATGCTGTGTTTTACGAAGAGATGCTTTCGCAGGCCGTAATTGACTGGGAGATTGACAAAAGTCCCATGCAGTGGTCGAAGCCTACCATTACTGACATGGAGAAAACAGTGTCCATTTTCTCCCAACTAGTAAGGGAATGGTCCCAAGAGTGCAATCATGAACGATTAGTGCTGCTTAAGCGATTAGAAAGTTTCTTTAATTCTACATACCCAAAGAGTATCCGATCAAACGTCAACGTATTAGTTCCTGGCGCAGGTCTTGGTAGACTAGTTGTGGATATTGTCAAGTTAGGTTTTAATACTGAAGGAAACGAACTATCGTATCACATGCTCCTTATATCTCGCTACTTGCTTAATGGGGGGTTGCAGAAGAATCAACTTACGATCTACCCCTTTATTCATATATTTGGCAACCACCTAAACCGCGAGTCACAACTTACAGGTGTCAATATACCTGATGTTTCTGTTGCTGATGAGCTCGGCGGTAACAACTTAATGTCGATGTCAGCGGGGTCGTTTGTCGATATTTACGGTCCGAACATACATATAAAACAATCGGGATACTACTCAAACACACCTGAAATGAGGCTTCAGAGGGGTACTAACTCTAAATCTAAGGACGTTGTGATCACCTGTTTTTTTATAGACACTGCGAATAACATCCTGGACTATATCGAGACCATTCACAATGTTTTGAAGCCTGGCGGCTATTGGATAAACTTTGGTCCATTACTATACCACTTTGAAAATGATGTCCACGAAGAACAGACTTGCGAATTTGATAGCCTCACAGGTGCTATATCCAATGTGCGCCTCGAACCAGTTAAGGGACTGGAACTCAGCTTGGAGGATATCCTACTTGTTTCAACTACGAAATTTGGCTTTATAATAATAGACCAGGAGATACGAATTGAAAGCGGCTACGGCAAAGCCAATAGTAGGAGTACATCGGATTCAAAGTACCAATGCAATTACTGGATCATGCGAAAGTAGCAGTCTTTCAGCTGGGATGCCATTGCTTGCTACTCTCTTTACAGGAGAAGCGACCGGGTAACAAAACATGTGCGGGTTACCCGGGCATAGATTATCAAATGCGATTGTTACCTTTGCTCCGCGTAAAGACAGAACTTCAAGAAAATGTAACAGTCTAAGTTTATAACGGACGATAAAGGAGAGAAGACCCTATATTCGAAGTTGTGCATCAGATGGATACAGATATTCCAACTGTTGTAAGTGGTCAGAACGTTCATTTTACGTACGATATGCCGTCTAGTTCAAAAAAGAACAAgaataaaaagaaaaagagtAAATCCCCGGCGAAAGCTGTGCAACATGCGGACAGTCCCAGTAGTTTTGAGGCGGGTAGTATTCTAGGAGCAATACAGCCTCAAGTTGAAATTTATGACGAAAAAGCAGACTATCCAACCTCGCGTGTAATTAGGAGGGCCGCAAATGGCCGTGTGATTGTTGAAGCACTACCAACAGACAACGCCACTGCTCAACAGCCgcatcaacagcagcaacaacagaAAAATAACGCTACATCTGGAAAATTGGTAGCTCATTGGGAGTCATTGTCGCCTGAAGAAAAACGAAGGATCCTTAGTATTAGAAAGGAAGAGGTATTCAGTGTGACGAAGAAGTACCAGACGCTTCATAATTGTGATTGTAGTGTGTGCGGAATGCGAAGTATATCAATGGAGCAAGAACTGGAATCGATATATAACCAATTGTTTGAAGCGGCGAAGCAAAAAGACCCAAATTCAGACTCTGTGTTGTTTCATTTGAATCTTATAAAAGAATTACATCGCGCTACCATTGATAGCCCAGAGCAGCTTGCGAACTCGCTGCATGTCAAGAGTAAAACATTTTTAGATAATATGAGAGATGAAGCAGTAAGGTATTGTATATCAAGCAACGGTGCAGATAAGTTGAAAGATGAAGTAATACAGTTTAAACATAAGAAGCAGAAACAGCATCTTATGCAGCAGCAAATGATGCAACGAAAAATAGTACTACAACCGTCTCACTCTCATGACTTTCAAACGAGTGCTTCTGTTGTTGAGCAGGATGAAGCTGTAGTCGCTGCAGACAAGAGAGAGCCTTCACAGGAGGATGGTATAGAATCAATCTCAAATGTACCTATAGAAGGATTACCAGCGGGAGATGATAAAACATCAAATGAAGAACTAAGGGGCAAGTACATGAAGTTTGCGCAAACATTTGTTTCATCCCATCCGAA
Coding sequences:
- a CDS encoding S-adenosylmethionine-dependent methyltransferase (Syntenic homolog of Ashbya gossypii ACL085C; Syntenic homolog of Saccharomyces cerevisiae YNL092W), with product MTNSDSAALEQTLSSFLGYREYALDTYWRPRFKRWQSLTEYQQQLIPWYADYLDQVHEAVICNAVFYEEMLSQAVIDWEIDKSPMQWSKPTITDMEKTVSIFSQLVREWSQECNHERLVLLKRLESFFNSTYPKSIRSNVNVLVPGAGLGRLVVDIVKLGFNTEGNELSYHMLLISRYLLNGGLQKNQLTIYPFIHIFGNHLNRESQLTGVNIPDVSVADELGGNNLMSMSAGSFVDIYGPNIHIKQSGYYSNTPEMRLQRGTNSKSKDVVITCFFIDTANNILDYIETIHNVLKPGGYWINFGPLLYHFENDVHEEQTCEFDSLTGAISNVRLEPVKGLELSLEDILLVSTTKFGFIIIDQEIRIESGYGKANSRSTSDSKYQCNYWIMRK
- the VPS21 gene encoding Rab family GTPase VPS21 (Syntenic homolog of Ashbya gossypii ACL084C; Syntenic homolog of Saccharomyces cerevisiae YOR089C (VPS21) and YNL093W (YPT53)), with product MNSNITSIKLVLLGEAAVGKSSIVLRFVSNDFSENKEPTIGAAFLTQRVNMGNQTIKFEIWDTAGQERFASLAPMYYRNAQAALVVYDVTKPQSFIKARHWVKELHEQATKGIVIALVGNKLDLLENGGERKVARSEAEALAQEKGLLFFETSAKTGDNVNEVFLGIGEKIPLKKPEDQHGVSSGMTDGSRVDLNANSPSDHNVNGCAC